In Atribacteraceae bacterium, a single window of DNA contains:
- a CDS encoding sigma-70 family RNA polymerase sigma factor, whose product MNKYKTDDKKKVFQELLMRELAALFRTALRMTRNREDAEDLVQETIVKAFAAFDRFEMGTNFRAWIFKILTNAFINNYYRTRNRNKLPSLDEMEEETAFQPAFEGISPEEALLNTLTREDITNAIEGLPMEFRAVVVLILVEGFAYKEVSDILDIPIGTVMSRLHRGRKILQKTLCEYSQQKISK is encoded by the coding sequence ATGAACAAGTATAAAACGGATGATAAGAAAAAAGTGTTTCAGGAATTGCTCATGCGCGAACTCGCTGCCCTGTTTCGGACCGCTCTGCGCATGACCAGGAACCGGGAAGACGCCGAAGACTTGGTTCAGGAAACAATTGTCAAAGCGTTTGCCGCTTTCGACCGTTTTGAAATGGGAACGAATTTCCGGGCCTGGATATTCAAAATCCTGACTAATGCGTTTATCAACAACTATTACCGGACCAGAAACCGGAACAAGCTCCCCTCGCTTGATGAAATGGAGGAAGAAACAGCATTTCAGCCGGCATTTGAAGGAATAAGTCCCGAAGAGGCTTTGTTGAATACATTGACTCGCGAAGACATCACCAACGCGATTGAGGGGCTCCCCATGGAGTTCCGGGCGGTTGTGGTTTTGATCCTCGTTGAAGGGTTCGCTTATAAAGAGGTTTCCGATATTTTGGATATTCCCATCGGTACTGTGATGTCCCGCCTCCACCGGGGAAGGAAAATCTTGCAGAAAACCCTCTGCGAATACTCACAGCAGAAAATATCGAAATGA
- a CDS encoding sugar ABC transporter substrate-binding protein: MKTCLVAIVVAMLILWAGMGLAQDLDLGRFDGVVLRASFIGGGAYEKLYEEFIPKFEELTGATVEIVFKGTGFDVDVKQKIDFAAGTVDYDLCWNHTSFFAQYIDFLYPLEEHFSEEELADFSPRIMSYAWKDGHLWFIPRHADISALHYRTDLFNDPDKQARFLEEHGYELRPPQTWDEFRDIALFLNDPPNIYGTQFAGREEALSGRFWDILMAHGGQIIDENYRAAFNSPEGIRAATLLRDLYQAGAMPPGMPTYLWDDVAGNWTSGIIAMYTEWYGWYSHFQDPSASRVAGKFGLARQPMGDAGRHSGWAGAHAWSVTRASQNKEAAVAFIRFITSYEPMLFEARIGYIPVRSSVFDTIIAEAAVSEDPLAKERLELMQLQINEDFTPPPIIAEWIPVSNALFPRLQAIMLGDISVEDGLAEAARAVDEIMRDAGYF; encoded by the coding sequence GTGAAAACATGCTTGGTAGCGATTGTCGTGGCTATGTTGATTCTCTGGGCGGGAATGGGTCTTGCCCAGGATTTGGATCTCGGACGTTTTGACGGAGTGGTATTGCGGGCGTCCTTTATTGGTGGCGGCGCCTACGAAAAGCTCTACGAGGAATTTATTCCGAAGTTCGAGGAATTGACCGGGGCCACCGTCGAGATCGTTTTTAAGGGCACCGGTTTTGATGTCGACGTCAAGCAGAAAATTGATTTTGCCGCTGGGACGGTCGATTACGACCTGTGCTGGAATCATACCAGCTTTTTCGCCCAGTACATCGATTTTCTGTACCCCCTGGAGGAACATTTCAGCGAAGAGGAACTGGCCGATTTTTCGCCCCGGATCATGAGTTATGCCTGGAAGGATGGGCACCTGTGGTTTATTCCCCGCCACGCGGACATCAGCGCTCTTCATTACCGGACAGACCTCTTCAACGATCCGGATAAACAGGCCCGGTTCCTGGAGGAGCACGGTTACGAACTTCGCCCGCCTCAAACCTGGGACGAATTCAGGGATATCGCCTTGTTCCTTAACGACCCACCGAATATTTACGGAACCCAGTTCGCCGGTAGAGAGGAAGCGCTGTCCGGCAGATTCTGGGATATCCTGATGGCCCACGGCGGTCAGATCATCGATGAAAACTATCGTGCGGCGTTCAACAGCCCCGAAGGCATCAGAGCCGCGACCCTATTGCGTGACCTCTATCAGGCCGGAGCCATGCCTCCGGGAATGCCTACCTACTTGTGGGACGACGTGGCCGGCAACTGGACGAGTGGGATCATCGCCATGTATACCGAGTGGTACGGATGGTATAGCCATTTCCAGGATCCCTCGGCCTCCAGGGTAGCCGGGAAATTCGGTCTGGCCCGCCAACCGATGGGTGATGCCGGAAGACACAGCGGTTGGGCCGGTGCCCATGCCTGGTCGGTGACCAGGGCCAGTCAGAATAAAGAAGCCGCCGTGGCATTCATCAGGTTTATCACCAGTTACGAACCGATGCTTTTTGAAGCCCGAATCGGTTATATCCCGGTGCGTAGTTCGGTGTTTGATACAATCATCGCGGAGGCTGCCGTATCTGAGGATCCGCTGGCCAAAGAACGTCTTGAACTAATGCAACTGCAGATCAACGAAGATTTTACACCTCCTCCAATCATCGCCGAGTGGATTCCCGTCTCCAATGCCCTGTTCCCCAGGCTCCAGGCCATCATGCTTGGAGACATAAGCGTGGAGGACGGATTGGCTGAAGCGGCCCGGGCAGTGGACGAGATTATGCGGGACGCCGGTTATTTTTGA
- a CDS encoding DUF362 domain-containing protein: MAKVALISCPDYERDSVQNAIEKGFACFGGCVGLFSPGERVLLKPNLLAGVTPEQAVTTHPEVFRAIAVTLLGTGVRVGYGDSPGYGNPSLVAEKAGLEAVAQEIGLARADFMTSQDVDFPEGRQHKKFPLAQGISQYDTLLSLPKWKTHGLTRITGAVKNQFGCVPGLRKTEYHFKMPDVEHFSRFLVDLNRFLRPRFCIMDAVMAMEGEGPRSGDPRMMGVIGFSDDPVALDAVFCRLIDVDPTLVPTCRWGAAMGLGEIDETRIVLAGDPLEKFVLRDFRVKRGPLESYKQRKLMRGLRRFVLARPRIEPKLCRLCAVCCEVCPAQPKALEMKRAGWPPVFHERFCIRCFCCQEMCPHRAITIHTPPLRRLIPLR; this comes from the coding sequence ATGGCCAAAGTCGCCCTGATATCCTGTCCGGATTATGAAAGAGATTCTGTGCAGAATGCGATCGAAAAGGGATTCGCCTGTTTCGGAGGATGCGTTGGCCTTTTTTCCCCGGGGGAGCGGGTTCTGTTAAAGCCAAACCTGCTGGCCGGCGTAACGCCCGAACAGGCAGTGACCACCCATCCCGAGGTGTTCAGAGCGATCGCCGTTACCCTGTTAGGAACAGGGGTCAGGGTTGGTTACGGTGATTCTCCCGGGTATGGGAACCCTTCACTGGTGGCCGAGAAGGCGGGCTTGGAGGCGGTCGCCCAGGAAATCGGCCTCGCGCGCGCCGACTTCATGACCAGCCAGGATGTGGATTTTCCCGAAGGACGGCAGCATAAAAAGTTTCCCTTGGCCCAGGGGATTTCTCAATACGATACTCTGCTCAGTTTGCCGAAATGGAAAACCCATGGGTTAACCAGGATTACCGGGGCGGTCAAGAACCAGTTTGGATGTGTTCCGGGACTGCGGAAAACTGAATACCACTTTAAGATGCCCGATGTCGAACACTTTTCCCGGTTCCTCGTTGATCTGAATCGCTTTCTTCGGCCTCGTTTCTGTATCATGGACGCCGTGATGGCCATGGAGGGGGAAGGTCCGAGAAGCGGTGATCCCCGTATGATGGGGGTTATCGGTTTTTCCGATGATCCCGTAGCGCTTGACGCGGTCTTTTGCCGGTTGATCGATGTCGATCCGACTCTGGTTCCCACTTGCCGGTGGGGAGCGGCAATGGGTCTTGGAGAAATTGACGAAACAAGGATTGTGTTGGCCGGCGATCCTTTAGAGAAATTTGTACTTCGGGATTTCCGGGTCAAGCGAGGGCCCCTGGAAAGCTACAAGCAACGAAAATTGATGAGGGGACTTCGTCGCTTTGTTTTGGCCCGTCCGCGAATCGAGCCGAAACTTTGCCGGCTCTGCGCAGTCTGCTGTGAGGTGTGTCCAGCCCAGCCCAAGGCCCTTGAGATGAAACGCGCTGGATGGCCGCCGGTTTTCCATGAACGTTTTTGTATCCGGTGTTTTTGCTGCCAGGAAATGTGTCCGCACCGGGCGATAACCATTCACACCCCACCCCTGCGGCGGTTAATACCACTTCGGTAG
- a CDS encoding HEAT repeat domain-containing protein yields the protein MAQKISSVMLRDMDRRKLLFYVWVALLMLFPGLLAQGRTAVLRDVELREYLRTAWRTGDTALLTYLIPSLELFFEPDEAIAYLDRIVVSPSHFPFTVRVLALRKTAELMPGASFGPYLQRLFLDRGEVPLQREIIRLLGSTDNWIPFLWSIAEGIGLEEKPESERIILRFEAFGMLARWQILEALPVFFRFLEQESMPTFFFSEAQKYLCAYDQRAFPYLSAFLQSSDERFRRLVIPALSRMGQDGRAIVFEALNDPCVDVREAALLHLIRTGPLDAGLIMGMIDPKDMRIQGLVRAFILSQEGQGELPCLPDGNDRTIMGILARTEPGVAWLVRSTKGVEELEIRLLDQLVALDEIFPHPDLWRILEKHEFSHGTLVTQFDPEFVQERLLPEVKNRPELFTVLVSAAQPFSRQTLLSHLYWLRALLREGEERVRGQVVRALFPLGTEALPVLEPLMDERSEYVVTEIVNLLRLISSPAVARYLERVLDHPSVQVQTMSRLAFLELLEREGLRMIWLSR from the coding sequence TTGGCGCAAAAAATATCATCGGTTATGCTCAGGGATATGGACCGACGGAAATTACTTTTTTATGTCTGGGTTGCTTTGCTCATGCTCTTCCCCGGCTTGCTTGCTCAGGGTCGGACAGCGGTTCTCCGCGACGTGGAATTACGTGAATACCTGCGCACCGCCTGGAGAACCGGCGATACCGCGTTGCTCACTTATCTGATCCCCAGCCTTGAGCTTTTTTTTGAGCCTGACGAGGCGATTGCCTACCTGGATCGGATCGTCGTCTCCCCGTCTCACTTCCCTTTCACAGTCCGGGTACTCGCCCTCCGTAAAACAGCCGAATTGATGCCCGGAGCCAGTTTCGGCCCCTACCTCCAGCGTTTGTTTCTGGATCGTGGGGAGGTCCCCCTACAACGTGAGATCATCCGCCTATTGGGATCTACAGACAATTGGATTCCTTTTCTATGGAGCATTGCCGAGGGAATCGGGTTAGAGGAAAAACCGGAAAGCGAGAGGATCATCCTTCGCTTTGAAGCATTTGGTATGCTGGCCCGTTGGCAGATCCTCGAGGCCTTACCGGTGTTTTTTCGTTTTCTCGAACAGGAATCAATGCCGACATTTTTCTTTTCGGAGGCTCAAAAGTATTTATGTGCGTATGACCAGCGGGCGTTCCCGTACTTAAGCGCCTTCCTGCAATCCTCCGATGAGCGGTTCCGACGCCTGGTCATTCCCGCTCTCTCCCGGATGGGTCAAGATGGACGGGCAATAGTTTTCGAAGCACTGAACGATCCCTGTGTGGACGTGCGCGAAGCAGCCTTGCTTCATCTCATCCGGACCGGTCCGCTGGATGCCGGACTAATCATGGGCATGATCGATCCGAAAGATATGCGAATCCAGGGTTTGGTTCGTGCCTTTATATTGAGTCAGGAGGGTCAGGGAGAACTTCCCTGTCTACCGGACGGTAACGATCGAACGATAATGGGAATTTTGGCCAGGACAGAGCCGGGAGTGGCTTGGCTTGTCCGCTCGACAAAAGGTGTAGAAGAATTGGAAATTCGCCTGCTGGACCAGCTGGTCGCTCTTGACGAAATCTTTCCGCATCCCGATCTTTGGCGGATTTTGGAAAAGCACGAGTTTTCTCACGGTACGCTTGTGACACAGTTTGATCCGGAATTCGTGCAGGAGCGCCTGCTTCCCGAAGTTAAAAATCGGCCGGAACTTTTCACGGTCCTGGTAAGTGCTGCGCAACCTTTCTCCCGGCAAACATTGCTCTCTCATCTTTACTGGTTGCGCGCCTTGCTGCGGGAGGGTGAGGAGCGGGTACGCGGTCAGGTGGTTCGAGCCCTCTTCCCTCTCGGCACCGAAGCGCTTCCGGTTTTGGAGCCCCTAATGGATGAGCGTTCTGAGTATGTCGTTACAGAGATTGTGAACCTTCTTCGGCTGATTTCATCCCCGGCGGTGGCCCGCTATCTGGAAAGGGTTCTCGATCACCCTTCGGTTCAGGTGCAGACTATGAGCCGCCTGGCTTTTCTTGAGCTGCTTGAAAGAGAAGGGCTACGAATGATCTGGCTATCCCGCTAA
- a CDS encoding VWA domain-containing protein yields the protein MDDTVEMNVSLSQGLRRLPVFLLLDISGSMMGAPVQAVQEGVALFKREVESDTFARETVWIGVITFGRQVSNLTGGLVPIEQFSPPILDAGGYTPLGQAMRLLIELLDRDVKKSQIGGEKGDWKPLVFILTDGKPTDNWQGAREEILKRKDRKIVQVITVGCGPEIDETTLREVAIGPSFRMDADSVSFAAFFRWISQTVKTVSKSLSQPQGESLPTPIPPPPEALQYIP from the coding sequence ATGGACGATACTGTTGAGATGAATGTTTCCCTCAGCCAGGGTTTACGAAGATTGCCGGTGTTTCTGCTGCTGGATATCTCCGGAAGTATGATGGGAGCACCCGTTCAGGCTGTTCAGGAGGGCGTGGCTCTTTTCAAGCGGGAAGTGGAAAGCGATACCTTTGCCCGGGAGACGGTCTGGATAGGGGTTATCACCTTCGGCCGCCAGGTCAGTAACCTGACCGGGGGACTGGTTCCTATTGAACAATTTTCCCCGCCTATTCTGGATGCCGGGGGATATACGCCCCTTGGTCAGGCGATGCGTCTTCTCATCGAACTTCTGGACCGGGATGTGAAAAAATCGCAAATCGGCGGAGAAAAGGGAGACTGGAAACCGCTTGTTTTTATACTAACCGACGGGAAACCGACGGATAACTGGCAGGGAGCACGGGAAGAAATCCTGAAACGTAAAGACCGAAAAATCGTCCAAGTCATTACGGTGGGGTGCGGTCCGGAAATAGACGAGACGACCTTGCGAGAGGTAGCCATAGGGCCGAGTTTTCGGATGGATGCCGATTCGGTTTCGTTTGCCGCTTTTTTCCGCTGGATCTCCCAAACCGTGAAAACGGTGAGTAAAAGTCTCAGCCAACCCCAGGGAGAGAGTCTGCCCACACCGATTCCACCTCCTCCTGAAGCTCTCCAGTATATCCCCTAA
- a CDS encoding folate family ECF transporter S component — MRSKTQVIVIQALLLALSIILTRFASIRVAIGGVEGIRIGFGTLPIIMTGVFFGPLAGILVGVSADIVGYVLSPMGPYMPHFTLIAALYGLVPGLLTVRPLSGLIDARFGPMKTIILGITLSQVLGGLFLTPYFLHILFEIPWKILIIPRLISTPIQIVLYGYLFYLLIKVPSFSAFLSPCSHDERF; from the coding sequence GTGAGGTCAAAAACACAAGTTATTGTTATCCAGGCCCTCTTATTAGCCCTATCTATAATTCTGACCCGTTTTGCCAGTATACGGGTCGCTATTGGAGGGGTCGAAGGGATCCGCATCGGATTCGGGACCCTGCCAATCATCATGACCGGGGTTTTTTTCGGTCCCTTGGCTGGCATTTTGGTCGGGGTAAGTGCGGACATCGTCGGATATGTGCTCTCCCCGATGGGCCCCTATATGCCGCACTTTACTCTGATCGCGGCGCTCTACGGACTCGTCCCCGGCCTTTTGACCGTCCGGCCGCTCTCCGGTCTTATCGACGCCCGTTTCGGCCCGATGAAAACCATCATCCTGGGCATTACGCTGTCTCAGGTCCTCGGAGGTCTTTTTCTGACACCGTATTTTCTACACATCCTGTTCGAAATTCCCTGGAAAATTCTCATCATCCCCCGTCTCATCAGTACTCCGATTCAGATCGTCCTTTATGGGTATCTCTTTTATCTTCTGATCAAAGTCCCCTCTTTTTCAGCATTCCTTTCTCCCTGCTCTCACGACGAACGCTTCTGA
- a CDS encoding zf-HC2 domain-containing protein, translated as MVCTEALEKMYLYLDQEVLSEDERLEIEAHLNACPFCFQRYEFESSLWSLIRKTSLEAPLPESLFTRIEMFIAGF; from the coding sequence ATGGTCTGTACAGAAGCCTTAGAAAAGATGTACCTGTACCTGGACCAGGAGGTTCTGTCCGAAGACGAGCGCCTTGAAATAGAAGCCCACCTGAATGCCTGCCCTTTCTGTTTCCAGCGATACGAGTTCGAATCCAGTTTGTGGAGCTTGATACGGAAAACCAGCCTGGAAGCCCCCCTTCCCGAATCCCTATTCACCCGTATTGAAATGTTTATCGCCGGGTTTTAG
- a CDS encoding ferritin family protein, producing MSIQEILQQALKLEEDGRIFYLEGLNRVSNELSKETLARLADEELIHMEKIREGYQRIEKGEAFSWEGTGGIRKSSREHFDNIFTEARKKMEELVPPFSEEIDVLKTAMDLESQAHHFYLEQAKTISNNKMKDFLDFLATEEYRHYNLLFNTLEYITSPTEWHYREERPIFEGG from the coding sequence ATGAGCATACAGGAGATTCTCCAACAGGCCCTGAAACTGGAAGAAGACGGACGCATTTTCTACCTGGAGGGATTGAACCGGGTATCTAACGAGTTAAGCAAAGAAACCCTGGCGCGGTTAGCCGATGAGGAATTGATCCATATGGAGAAAATCCGGGAGGGTTATCAGCGCATTGAAAAAGGGGAGGCGTTTAGTTGGGAGGGGACTGGCGGAATCCGCAAATCTTCCAGGGAACATTTCGACAACATCTTTACCGAAGCTCGAAAAAAAATGGAAGAGTTGGTTCCTCCTTTCTCGGAGGAAATCGATGTACTGAAAACCGCCATGGATCTGGAATCCCAAGCTCACCATTTTTATCTCGAACAAGCCAAAACCATTTCTAACAACAAAATGAAGGATTTTCTGGATTTTCTGGCCACCGAGGAGTACCGGCATTACAATTTGCTTTTCAATACCCTCGAATACATCACCAGCCCTACTGAATGGCACTACCGGGAGGAGCGCCCGATCTTCGAGGGTGGTTGA
- the epsC gene encoding serine O-acetyltransferase EpsC, with protein sequence MQDKIAIGALAHSLIESYRKTAFTTNIEKKLFPSRSRVIEITEKLRELLFPGYLGETSLCWLNVEYTVGGILDRLFHDLSLEIAKAFNLEEKKAESLSCSDCYDQACQETLAFFEKIPALRDLLEEDVQAAYAGDPAAYSLDEIIFSYPCMVAISIFRMAHVLFKQGVPLIPRMMSEYAHSSTGIDIHPGANIGRRFFIDHGTGVVIGETSVIGNNVKIYQGVTLGALSFPRDESGQIIRGIKRHPTIEDNVTIYAGATILGGDTVIGKGSVIGGNVWLTGSIPPRSKVVIEDPHLKIITRV encoded by the coding sequence ATGCAGGATAAAATCGCCATAGGAGCGCTGGCCCATTCTCTTATTGAGAGTTACCGGAAAACCGCATTCACCACCAATATTGAAAAAAAACTCTTCCCGTCACGATCCCGGGTGATCGAGATCACCGAGAAATTGCGGGAATTGCTTTTTCCCGGTTACCTGGGCGAAACGTCATTGTGCTGGCTCAATGTAGAATATACGGTAGGCGGAATATTGGACCGTCTTTTTCATGACCTCAGCCTGGAAATCGCCAAAGCCTTCAACCTGGAAGAAAAGAAAGCGGAGAGCCTCTCCTGTTCCGATTGCTATGACCAGGCCTGCCAGGAAACCTTGGCTTTCTTCGAAAAAATCCCCGCCCTGCGCGATCTTCTTGAAGAAGATGTACAGGCGGCCTACGCTGGAGACCCCGCAGCCTACAGCCTCGACGAAATCATCTTCAGCTATCCCTGCATGGTGGCCATTTCAATTTTTCGCATGGCTCATGTGCTCTTCAAACAAGGTGTACCGCTCATTCCCCGGATGATGTCCGAGTACGCCCATAGTAGTACCGGAATCGATATTCATCCCGGGGCCAATATCGGAAGACGCTTCTTCATTGATCACGGGACCGGAGTGGTTATCGGAGAAACTTCAGTTATCGGAAATAATGTCAAAATATACCAAGGCGTCACCCTGGGAGCCCTCTCCTTTCCTCGTGACGAAAGTGGTCAAATCATCCGAGGCATCAAGCGGCATCCCACCATCGAAGACAATGTGACCATCTATGCCGGGGCCACTATCCTGGGCGGCGACACCGTTATCGGCAAAGGCTCGGTTATCGGGGGGAACGTCTGGCTGACCGGATCCATCCCTCCCCGAAGCAAAGTGGTCATTGAAGACCCGCACTTGAAAATTATCACCCGTGTATAA
- a CDS encoding protein phosphatase 2C domain-containing protein has protein sequence MRDRGFIVGDRVVSHAFETHPEWCAAYGKRGNYTVVGASVVGRLHLRDHRGREDSFLIRSRGEWLLIAAADGLGSARLGASGSSLAVSAYSEYFLGSLPSSPECPTEAKPKFTPLRRETAQPHEEAAEEYGCLFWFRESRKNTPATPVSSQQFDLETITRQSIEHARSIISGWADRSRATMSDFATTLISFLINSRTGLCFGLQLGDGAVVGVRDDESTLLVKPRLTGEVGETPVITQADWQDWVVTGTLSWEKEQLHAVLIMTDGVADDCLYGPPGNILNLFGQDITREIHRSAWPDRSARKLVRWLSTYRSRSSWDDRTMVIVFQ, from the coding sequence TTGCGTGACCGAGGATTTATTGTTGGCGACCGTGTGGTTTCTCATGCATTCGAAACCCACCCGGAGTGGTGCGCCGCATACGGAAAACGGGGGAATTATACTGTTGTCGGCGCCAGTGTGGTAGGCAGATTGCACCTGCGCGATCACCGCGGACGAGAGGATAGTTTCTTGATTCGGTCTCGGGGAGAATGGCTTTTGATCGCTGCGGCTGACGGCCTTGGATCTGCCCGGCTGGGAGCGTCCGGCTCTTCGTTGGCGGTCAGTGCATATAGTGAGTATTTTTTGGGGTCACTTCCTTCTTCACCGGAGTGTCCAACCGAGGCCAAGCCTAAATTTACTCCTCTCCGCAGGGAAACCGCGCAGCCGCATGAAGAGGCCGCAGAGGAATATGGATGCCTGTTCTGGTTCCGGGAAAGCCGGAAAAACACCCCGGCAACGCCTGTTAGTTCGCAGCAGTTCGACCTGGAAACAATTACACGACAGTCGATCGAACACGCCAGGAGCATCATCAGTGGATGGGCGGATCGGAGCCGGGCAACCATGAGCGATTTCGCCACGACTTTAATCTCCTTTCTTATCAACTCCCGGACGGGATTGTGTTTTGGCCTGCAATTGGGTGACGGTGCTGTGGTAGGTGTCCGGGATGACGAATCGACACTTCTGGTCAAGCCCCGCTTAACCGGTGAGGTCGGGGAAACACCGGTCATTACTCAGGCCGACTGGCAGGACTGGGTGGTAACCGGAACCCTGTCCTGGGAGAAAGAACAATTACATGCCGTCCTGATCATGACCGACGGGGTTGCAGACGATTGCTTGTACGGCCCGCCGGGCAACATCTTAAATCTTTTCGGCCAGGACATCACCAGAGAGATTCACCGTTCAGCCTGGCCTGACCGTTCCGCTCGGAAACTCGTTCGATGGTTGAGCACCTACCGGTCGCGTTCCAGTTGGGACGACCGGACCATGGTGATAGTTTTTCAATGA